In Glycine max cultivar Williams 82 chromosome 7, Glycine_max_v4.0, whole genome shotgun sequence, a single window of DNA contains:
- the LOC100777131 gene encoding glutathione hydrolase 3 isoform X1: MDSPLLSQDHVLPNKHTWKMSLCAIVAITIVGLVVRGNTSYGILSGAEKYNDGIATNQGDIVESDVGVVATDDARCSAIGVSMLRQGGHAVDAAVAAALCIGVVFSASSGIGGGAFMVVRSSSSSQTQAFDMRETAPLAASQNMYQNNPKGKTLGPLSMGVPGELAGLHAAWLKHGRLPWKTLFQPAIELAGKGFVVTPTLGEYMAADANKILDDPGLRKLYAPNGTLLKAGDVCRNVELGSTLEVVAEQGPQAFYNGTIGENLVKDVRDAGGILTMEDLHNYKLEVTDATTVNVMGYTIYGMPPPSSGTLALSLVLNILGSYGGSNAARGNLGLHRLIEALKHMWAVRMNLGDPNFVNIDDTISKMLSPSFAKDIQHMILDNTTFPPEYYMNRWSQLSDHGTSHMCIVDADRNAVSLTTTVNYHFGAGFRSTSTGILVNNEMDDFSTPTDISPDKLPPAPANFIEPNKRPLSSMTPLIVTKDDQLVGVLGGSGGMNIIAAVVQVFLNHFILGMKPLDAVVSPRIYHKLIPNVVRYENLTAHNGDHIELSKESRLFLEERGHQLRGSEALAVTQLIVQTLKTPMNFNRKVGENTKSLTKHGTLTAVSDPRKGGCPAAV, translated from the exons ATGGATTCTCCTTTGTTGTCACAAGACCATGTTTTGCCCAACAAACACACATGGAAGATGAGCCTTTGTGCTATCGTGGCTATCACAA TTGTTGGACTAGTAGTCAGAGGCAACACTAGCTATGGAATACTGTCCGGAGCAGAAAAATATAATGATGGAATCGCAACCAATCAGGGAGATATTGTTGAATCAGATGTGGGAGTTGTTGCAACCGATGATGCTCGGTGTTCTGCAATTGGTGTTTCAATGCTTAGGCAGGGTGGACATGCTGTTGATGCTGCAGTGGCAGCAGCATTATGCATTGGTGTTGTTTTCTCGGCATCAAGTGGTATAGGAGGTGGCGCTTTCATGGTTGTTCGATCTTCTTCATCCTCTCAAACTCAAGCTTTTGACATGAGAGAAACTGCTCCTTTAGCTGCTTCACAG AATATGTATCAGAACAATCCCAAAGGTAAGACCTTAGGTCCATTGTCAATGGGAGTACCTGGTGAATTAGCTGGCCTTCATGCAGCCTGGTTGAAGCATGGACGATTGCCATGGAAAACCTTATTCCAACCAGCTATAGAACTTGCTGGAAAGGGTTTTGTTGTTACTCCTACTCTTGGAGAGTACATGGCTGCTGATGCAAATAAGATATTGGATGATCCTGGGTTAAGAAAACTATATGCACCCAATGGAACTTTGTTGAAAGCTGGGGATGTGTGTAGAAATGTTGAACTTGGTAGCACCTTGGAGGTAGTGGCTGAGCAAGGGCCACAAGCTTTCTACAATGGAACCATTGGTGAAAATTTAGTCAAGGATGTCAGAGATGCTGGTGGGATTTTAACAATGGAGGATTTACACAATTACAAGTTGGAAGTAACAGATGCAACGACTGTGAATGTGATGGGATACACCATATATGGAATGCCACCTCCTTCATCTGGAACACTTGCTCTTTCTCTG GTTCTGAACATCTTGGGCAGTTATGGAGGTTCTAATGCTGCAAGGGGAAATCTTGGTCTACATCGACTAATAGAAGCTCTGAAACACATGTGGGCTGTTCGAATGAACTTGGGTGACCCCAACTTTGTAAACATTGATGATACTATATCCAAAATGCTTTCCCCATCTTTTGCAAAAGATATTCAGCACATGATACTTGATAACACTACTTTCCCTCCAGAGTACTATATGAACAG GTGGAGTCAACTTAGCGATCACGGGACAAGCCATATGTGCATTGTCGATGCTGATAGAAATGCTGTATCACTAACAACAACTGTTAACTATCATTTTGGAGCCGGGTTTCGTTCTACTTCTACTGGTATCTTGGTCAACAATGAGATGGATGACTTCTCTACTCCCACTGATATATCCCCGGATAAACTACCTCCCGCTCCAGCAAATTTTATTGAACCAAACAAAAGACCATTGTCTTCCATGACTCCTCTTATTGTCACAAAG GATGATCAGTTGGTTGGGGTACTTGGAGGGAGCGGTGGAATGAACATTATTGCAGCTGTAGTTCAAGTCTTTCTTAATCATTTCATCTTGGGAATGAAACCCTTGGATGCAGTTGTGAGCCCAAGGATCTATCACAAG CTAATACCAAATGTAGTTCGTTATGAGAACTTGACTGCTCATAATGGCGATCACATTGAGCTTTCAAAAGAAAGTAGGCTTTTCCTAGAAGAGAGAGGTCATCAACTGAGAGGTTCTGAAGCACTAGCTGTGACTCAGCTTATTGTGCAAACTCTTAAAACGCCTATGAACTTCAATAGGAAAGTTGGTGAAAACACCAAATCACTTACAAAGCATGGCACTCTAACAGCAGTAAGTGACCCTAGAAAGGGTGGATGTCCAGCTGCTGTTTAA
- the LOC100777131 gene encoding glutathione hydrolase 3 isoform X2 produces MECHLLHLEHLLFLCYGGSNAARGNLGLHRLIEALKHMWAVRMNLGDPNFVNIDDTISKMLSPSFAKDIQHMILDNTTFPPEYYMNRWSQLSDHGTSHMCIVDADRNAVSLTTTVNYHFGAGFRSTSTGILVNNEMDDFSTPTDISPDKLPPAPANFIEPNKRPLSSMTPLIVTKDDQLVGVLGGSGGMNIIAAVVQVFLNHFILGMKPLDAVVSPRIYHKLIPNVVRYENLTAHNGDHIELSKESRLFLEERGHQLRGSEALAVTQLIVQTLKTPMNFNRKVGENTKSLTKHGTLTAVSDPRKGGCPAAV; encoded by the exons ATGGAATGCCACCTCCTTCATCTGGAACACTTGCTCTTTCTCTG TTATGGAGGTTCTAATGCTGCAAGGGGAAATCTTGGTCTACATCGACTAATAGAAGCTCTGAAACACATGTGGGCTGTTCGAATGAACTTGGGTGACCCCAACTTTGTAAACATTGATGATACTATATCCAAAATGCTTTCCCCATCTTTTGCAAAAGATATTCAGCACATGATACTTGATAACACTACTTTCCCTCCAGAGTACTATATGAACAG GTGGAGTCAACTTAGCGATCACGGGACAAGCCATATGTGCATTGTCGATGCTGATAGAAATGCTGTATCACTAACAACAACTGTTAACTATCATTTTGGAGCCGGGTTTCGTTCTACTTCTACTGGTATCTTGGTCAACAATGAGATGGATGACTTCTCTACTCCCACTGATATATCCCCGGATAAACTACCTCCCGCTCCAGCAAATTTTATTGAACCAAACAAAAGACCATTGTCTTCCATGACTCCTCTTATTGTCACAAAG GATGATCAGTTGGTTGGGGTACTTGGAGGGAGCGGTGGAATGAACATTATTGCAGCTGTAGTTCAAGTCTTTCTTAATCATTTCATCTTGGGAATGAAACCCTTGGATGCAGTTGTGAGCCCAAGGATCTATCACAAG CTAATACCAAATGTAGTTCGTTATGAGAACTTGACTGCTCATAATGGCGATCACATTGAGCTTTCAAAAGAAAGTAGGCTTTTCCTAGAAGAGAGAGGTCATCAACTGAGAGGTTCTGAAGCACTAGCTGTGACTCAGCTTATTGTGCAAACTCTTAAAACGCCTATGAACTTCAATAGGAAAGTTGGTGAAAACACCAAATCACTTACAAAGCATGGCACTCTAACAGCAGTAAGTGACCCTAGAAAGGGTGGATGTCCAGCTGCTGTTTAA